The DNA region TGGCCAAGGGCTCCTTGGCACTTGGGGCCCTTCGTTAGCTGGCATGGCATTGATACCATCGATCATCGGGGCAATTATTTTAGTTCTGATTGTTTCATTAGTTGTTGGTCGAACCAGTAAAAAGTAAGGGGGAATTTTATGGACGTCTTGAAAAGTGTATTTAAGTTTATGATTGCTTCTACGCTCATTGTAGGTGGTGTCCTCATCGGTGGCACCGTCTTGGCTGCTAAGAAAGTAGATGGCATTGGTGATACATTGCAACAAAAATTACATGGATAATTAGCCAAATTTATCTGTATTAGGCTTCTTAGAACGTAAATGATTGAGCAATTGAAGATCAGTTAATCAATATTTAAATTTGCAATCTACCTTATAAGTGTCATTCACACTATCTCTTGTAGGATCTCCTTATTAGACAAGCAAATTA from Levilactobacillus brevis includes:
- a CDS encoding GlsB/YeaQ/YmgE family stress response membrane protein; amino-acid sequence: MGLIWSLIVGAIIGAIAGAITNRGAAMGWIANIVAGLIGAWIGQGLLGTWGPSLAGMALIPSIIGAIILVLIVSLVVGRTSKK